A genomic region of Bosea sp. 124 contains the following coding sequences:
- the rnk gene encoding nucleoside diphosphate kinase regulator, whose product MTQSSKRMSRPAIVLTAEDHLLLSRTVSGAGDGLADLAAELARELDRARILPEGRSSADHVRIGSRVSFRDEATGKASTITLVRPEEADVDAGRISVMTPIGVALIGMAAQKSINWATRSGEIRRLTVTEVTDPANLVLAD is encoded by the coding sequence ATGACCCAGTCTTCGAAGCGCATGTCGCGCCCGGCCATCGTGCTCACGGCCGAGGATCACCTTCTGCTGAGCCGCACCGTCTCGGGTGCCGGCGACGGGCTGGCCGATCTCGCGGCCGAACTCGCCCGCGAACTCGACCGCGCCCGGATCCTGCCGGAGGGGCGCAGTTCGGCGGATCACGTCCGCATCGGGAGCCGCGTGAGCTTCCGGGACGAGGCGACCGGCAAGGCTTCCACGATCACGCTGGTCCGGCCGGAGGAGGCCGATGTCGATGCCGGCCGGATCTCGGTGATGACGCCGATCGGCGTGGCGCTGATCGGCATGGCGGCCCAGAAGTCGATCAACTGGGCGACACGCTCGGGCGAAATCCGCCGCCTGACGGTGACGGAGGTCACCGATCCGGCCAATCTCGTGCTGGCGGACTGA
- a CDS encoding low specificity L-threonine aldolase: MNFISDNTAGASPNVMAAIAAANDGAASAYGTDTWTQGAERRFAEIFEHEVAVFLVTSGTAANALALASITRPWGAVLTHEESHVADDECGAPEFFSDGAKLIGLPGAGNKLSPDLVTQTLTRFREGALHQVQPQALSITQATECGTIYSLDEIRALKQAAAARRLTLHMDGARFANALVTLGCSPAEMTWKAGIDVLSFGGTKNGAWAAEAVIFFDPAAAAEMKWRRKRAGQTLSKGRLIGAQFEGLLADGHWLALARHANAMAMKLATAIDRSGEARLAWPCQANEVFPILSVALQARLQAAGVGFLTWSDRALPAGETLADGEIVGRFVMSFATPEAQVERLIAIIGSEEG; this comes from the coding sequence ATGAACTTCATCAGCGACAACACCGCCGGCGCCAGCCCCAACGTCATGGCAGCCATCGCCGCCGCCAATGACGGCGCAGCCTCCGCCTATGGCACCGACACCTGGACGCAAGGTGCCGAGCGGCGCTTCGCCGAGATCTTCGAGCATGAGGTCGCGGTCTTCCTGGTGACATCAGGTACGGCGGCGAATGCGCTGGCGCTCGCCAGCATCACGCGGCCCTGGGGCGCCGTGCTGACGCATGAGGAAAGCCATGTCGCCGACGACGAATGCGGCGCGCCGGAATTCTTCAGCGACGGCGCCAAGCTGATCGGCCTGCCCGGCGCCGGCAACAAGCTCTCGCCTGATCTGGTCACGCAGACCCTGACGCGCTTCCGCGAAGGCGCGCTGCACCAGGTCCAGCCGCAGGCCCTCTCGATCACCCAGGCGACCGAGTGCGGCACGATCTACAGCCTCGACGAAATCCGCGCCCTCAAGCAGGCCGCCGCCGCGCGCCGCCTCACCCTGCACATGGACGGCGCACGCTTCGCCAATGCGCTGGTGACGCTCGGCTGCAGCCCGGCGGAGATGACCTGGAAAGCCGGGATCGACGTGCTCTCCTTCGGCGGCACCAAGAACGGCGCCTGGGCGGCCGAAGCCGTGATCTTCTTCGATCCCGCAGCAGCCGCCGAGATGAAATGGCGCCGCAAGCGCGCCGGACAGACCCTGTCGAAAGGCCGCCTCATCGGCGCGCAGTTCGAGGGGCTGTTGGCGGACGGGCACTGGCTCGCCCTCGCGCGTCACGCCAACGCCATGGCCATGAAGCTGGCGACGGCGATCGACAGGAGCGGCGAGGCGCGTCTGGCCTGGCCCTGCCAGGCCAATGAAGTGTTTCCGATCTTGTCGGTGGCGTTGCAGGCCCGGCTGCAGGCAGCCGGCGTCGGCTTCCTGACATGGTCCGATCGGGCTCTGCCCGCGGGCGAGACGCTCGCGGACGGCGAAATCGTCGGCCGCTTCGTAATGTCCTTCGCCACGCCGGAAGCGCAGGTCGAACGGCTGATCGCGATCATCGGCAGCGAGGAAGGCTGA
- a CDS encoding SGNH family hydrolase — MRLRSLLMLLTAAGLLLLTGGPSSLAQAPQQRAPQQRSLFQLFWQQPQQPAAQPQRQRVAPVVRRRPAAPVVVRDDPVIPKVDIAHHILVMGDSLAHLLADGLEEALEDRPDVAVLQKAKPDSGLVRSDFHDWPKVAADLLASDQKISLGVMMIGLNDRQALREGDTVHEPLSPRWLELYRDRISAVTQVFAARRIPLIWVGAPPVQNPRLSADFVTFNEQYRQQVERAGGQYVDLWGAFVDSENRYAAMGPDVSGQTMRLRLGDGIHFTAAGARKAAHFVDVLVRRMFEPGAQGNVIALPVSPDTGAPTNPELQPGGIERLIDQMVSGLPTISLPAALQAKPLAGPILPLTGSAGQGEQALLVSIPEARGRGEIASQLDRIFGEGVLPEPKPGRIDDYRWPR; from the coding sequence ATGCGTTTGCGCTCCCTCCTCATGCTTCTGACGGCGGCCGGCCTGCTCCTCCTGACCGGCGGGCCGTCCTCGCTCGCGCAGGCGCCCCAGCAGCGCGCCCCGCAGCAGCGCAGCCTGTTCCAGCTGTTCTGGCAGCAGCCGCAGCAGCCGGCCGCCCAGCCGCAGCGCCAGCGTGTCGCGCCGGTCGTGCGCCGCCGTCCGGCTGCTCCTGTCGTGGTCAGGGACGATCCCGTCATCCCCAAGGTCGACATCGCCCATCACATCCTGGTCATGGGCGATTCGCTCGCTCATCTCCTCGCCGACGGGCTCGAGGAGGCATTGGAGGACCGGCCGGACGTCGCCGTGCTGCAGAAGGCGAAGCCCGATTCCGGCCTCGTCCGCAGCGACTTCCACGACTGGCCCAAGGTCGCGGCCGATCTGCTGGCAAGCGACCAGAAGATCAGCCTCGGCGTCATGATGATCGGGCTGAACGACAGGCAGGCGCTGCGCGAGGGCGACACGGTCCATGAACCGTTGAGCCCACGCTGGCTCGAACTCTACCGCGACCGTATCAGTGCCGTGACGCAGGTCTTCGCCGCCAGGCGCATCCCGCTGATCTGGGTCGGTGCGCCGCCCGTGCAGAATCCCCGACTCTCGGCCGATTTCGTCACCTTCAACGAGCAGTACCGCCAGCAGGTCGAGCGCGCTGGCGGGCAATATGTCGATCTCTGGGGCGCCTTCGTCGATTCCGAGAACCGCTATGCCGCGATGGGCCCTGACGTCTCCGGCCAGACCATGCGGCTGCGCCTTGGTGACGGCATCCACTTCACTGCGGCGGGAGCCCGCAAGGCAGCCCATTTCGTCGATGTCCTGGTCCGCCGCATGTTCGAACCCGGCGCGCAGGGCAACGTCATCGCACTGCCGGTCTCACCCGACACCGGCGCACCGACCAACCCCGAGCTGCAACCCGGCGGCATCGAACGCCTGATCGACCAGATGGTCAGCGGCCTGCCCACGATCAGCCTGCCGGCCGCGCTCCAGGCCAAGCCGCTGGCGGGGCCGATCCTGCCGCTCACCGGCAGTGCCGGCCAGGGCGAACAGGCGCTGCTGGTCTCGATCCCCGAGGCCCGCGGCCGCGGCGAGATCGCAAGCCAGCTCGACCGCATCTTCGGCGAAGGCGTCCTGCCCGAGCCCAAGCCCGGCCGGATCGACGATTACCGCTGGCCGCGATGA
- a CDS encoding lytic murein transglycosylase, with translation MRLSVIAATALISLAPALAQTTGSISSSAARAREAKPAPIARPANVATPANASFDAFLQRLWPLAQARGVSRATFDAALRGVTPDPQIAALTRKQSEFTAPIWGYLNSAVGGTRIPRGRDAASDNAAILAQVEARYGVPREIVLGVWGMETNYGSFKGDKDTIRSLATLAHLHYRGDFFRDELLTALELIEEGHVERRELRGSWAGAMGHTQFMPSSYKKYAVDFTGDGHADIWSSTADALASTANYLKGYGWVQGLPWGLEVTLPEGFDHKFHKASFSAFASAGVRRADGRSLPSSGEARLFYPAGHRGPVMLLTENFDVIKKYNSSDAYALAVGHLGDRIMGRPAIQADWPIQAPRLDKAGMQDVQRRLKAQGLYNHDADGRIGTGTREAVRQYQLRNGEIADGWPTPALLAKMRAGR, from the coding sequence ATGCGCCTGTCCGTCATCGCCGCCACGGCCCTGATCAGCCTCGCGCCGGCGCTGGCGCAGACCACGGGCTCGATCAGCAGTTCGGCCGCCCGCGCCAGGGAAGCCAAGCCGGCCCCCATCGCGCGCCCTGCCAATGTCGCGACACCTGCCAATGCCTCCTTCGACGCATTCCTGCAGCGGCTCTGGCCGCTGGCCCAGGCGCGCGGGGTATCTCGCGCGACCTTCGACGCCGCGCTGCGCGGCGTGACGCCGGATCCCCAGATCGCCGCGCTGACACGCAAGCAGTCCGAGTTCACCGCGCCGATCTGGGGCTATCTCAACAGCGCCGTCGGCGGCACGCGCATCCCGCGCGGGCGTGACGCGGCTTCGGACAATGCCGCCATTCTGGCGCAGGTCGAGGCGCGCTACGGCGTGCCGCGCGAGATCGTGCTCGGCGTCTGGGGGATGGAGACCAATTACGGCTCGTTCAAGGGCGACAAGGATACGATCCGCTCGCTCGCGACGCTCGCCCATCTGCACTATCGCGGCGACTTCTTCCGCGACGAATTGCTGACCGCCCTCGAACTGATCGAGGAAGGCCATGTCGAGCGCCGCGAGCTGCGCGGCTCCTGGGCCGGTGCCATGGGCCACACCCAGTTCATGCCGTCGAGCTACAAGAAATACGCTGTCGACTTCACCGGCGACGGTCATGCAGACATCTGGAGCTCGACCGCCGACGCGCTCGCCTCCACAGCCAATTACCTCAAGGGCTATGGCTGGGTGCAGGGCCTGCCCTGGGGTCTCGAAGTGACCTTGCCCGAAGGCTTCGACCACAAGTTCCACAAGGCGAGCTTCTCCGCCTTCGCCTCGGCCGGTGTCCGCCGCGCTGACGGCCGCAGCCTGCCCTCCTCGGGAGAGGCAAGGCTGTTCTACCCCGCCGGCCATCGCGGCCCGGTGATGCTGCTGACCGAGAATTTCGACGTCATCAAGAAATACAACTCCTCCGACGCCTATGCGCTGGCCGTCGGCCATCTCGGCGACCGGATCATGGGCCGCCCCGCGATCCAGGCCGACTGGCCGATCCAGGCACCGCGCCTCGACAAGGCGGGCATGCAGGACGTCCAGCGCCGGCTGAAGGCACAGGGCCTCTACAACCATGACGCCGACGGCCGCATCGGCACTGGCACGCGCGAGGCGGTGCGGCAATACCAGCTCCGCAACGGCGAGATCGCCGATGGCTGGCCGACACCCGCCTTGCTCGCGAAGATGCGCGCCGGGCGCTGA
- a CDS encoding glutamate synthase subunit beta, with product MGKVTGFLEYDRQEQKYQLAGDRIRHFREFTLPLEERDVKKQAARCMDCGIPFCHGPTGCPVHNQIPDWNELVFSGGWEDALRNLHSTNNFPEFTGRICPAPCEEACTLNLENMPVTIKTIEQAIADKGWQEGWIVAEPAAIRTGKRIAVVGSGPAGMAAAQQLARVGHEVHLYEREARAGGLLRYGIPDFKMEKRHIDRRVAQMEAEGVTFHYNVHVGVTVPFATLTAEHDAVLMSGGAETPRDPGLPDTNLQGVHYAMPYLTQQNKRSNGEDLSKVTPILAGGKHVVVVGGGDTASDCVGTAFRQGALSVTQLDIRPMAPEIEDKLTVWPYWPTKFRTSSSQAEGAEREFQAATLGLEGRNGRLTGVKCIRVDEKRKPIPGSEFTLPADLCFLAIGFAGSVIEGMIAQSGAAVDKRANVIANERDYRTSAENVFVAGDMRRGQSLVVWAIREGRQAAHAIDKHLMGETILPV from the coding sequence ATGGGCAAGGTCACGGGTTTCCTCGAATACGACCGGCAGGAGCAGAAGTATCAGCTCGCCGGCGACCGCATCCGCCATTTCCGGGAGTTCACGCTTCCGCTGGAGGAGCGCGACGTCAAGAAGCAGGCGGCGCGCTGCATGGATTGCGGCATCCCGTTCTGCCATGGGCCGACCGGCTGCCCGGTGCACAACCAGATCCCCGACTGGAACGAGCTGGTCTTTTCCGGCGGCTGGGAAGATGCGCTGCGCAACCTCCATTCGACCAACAACTTCCCGGAGTTCACCGGCCGCATCTGCCCGGCGCCCTGCGAGGAAGCCTGCACGCTGAATCTCGAGAACATGCCGGTGACGATCAAGACGATCGAGCAGGCGATTGCCGACAAGGGCTGGCAGGAGGGCTGGATCGTCGCCGAGCCCGCCGCCATCCGCACGGGCAAGCGCATCGCGGTGGTCGGCTCCGGCCCGGCCGGGATGGCTGCGGCGCAGCAGCTCGCCCGCGTCGGCCATGAGGTTCATCTCTATGAGCGCGAGGCGCGGGCCGGCGGCCTGCTGCGCTACGGCATCCCCGACTTCAAGATGGAGAAGCGCCATATCGACCGGCGCGTCGCGCAGATGGAAGCGGAGGGCGTCACCTTCCACTACAACGTCCATGTCGGCGTCACCGTGCCCTTCGCGACGCTGACGGCCGAGCATGACGCCGTGCTGATGAGCGGCGGCGCGGAAACGCCGCGCGATCCTGGCCTGCCGGACACCAATCTCCAGGGCGTGCACTACGCGATGCCCTACCTGACCCAGCAGAACAAGCGCAGCAATGGCGAGGATCTGTCGAAGGTCACGCCGATCCTGGCCGGGGGCAAGCATGTCGTCGTCGTCGGCGGCGGCGACACGGCGTCGGACTGCGTCGGCACCGCCTTCCGCCAGGGCGCGCTCTCGGTGACGCAGCTCGACATCCGGCCGATGGCGCCGGAGATCGAGGACAAGCTGACGGTCTGGCCCTACTGGCCGACGAAGTTCCGTACCTCCTCCTCGCAGGCGGAAGGCGCCGAGCGCGAATTCCAGGCCGCAACGCTGGGGCTGGAGGGTCGCAACGGCCGCCTGACCGGTGTGAAGTGCATCCGCGTCGACGAGAAGCGCAAGCCGATCCCGGGCAGCGAGTTCACGCTCCCGGCCGATCTCTGCTTCCTCGCCATCGGGTTCGCCGGTTCGGTGATCGAGGGCATGATCGCGCAGTCGGGCGCGGCGGTCGACAAGCGGGCGAACGTCATCGCCAATGAGCGCGACTACCGCACCAGCGCCGAGAACGTCTTCGTCGCGGGCGACATGCGCCGCGGCCAGTCGCTCGTCGTCTGGGCGATCCGCGAGGGCCGTCAGGCCGCGCATGCGATCGACAAGCACCTGATGGGCGAGACCATCCTGCCGGTGTGA
- the gltB gene encoding glutamate synthase large subunit: protein MSETSQSSVAILGGAKPFERFPEVRDPAMPMRQGLYDPSMEKDSCGVGFVADMKNRKSHAIVAQGLQILHNIDHRGAVGADPKLGDGCGILTQIPHRFFSEECGRLGIALPEVGHYAIGQFFMPQDKADRAICEEIVAQAVAEEGLIFLGWRDVPVDNSDLGQAVLETEPVHRQLFVGRPAEIADEEDFERKVYVLRKSVSNKVYQRQDRATATYYPVSMSARTIVYKGMVLVTQLGTYFRDLLDPRFESALALVHQRFATNTFPSWRLAHPYRMVAHNGEINTLRGNVNWMAARQASVDSELFGADISKLWPISYEGQSDTACFDNALEFLVQGGYSLAHAMMMLVPEAWNGNPLMNEERRAFYEYHAALMEPWDGPAAIAFTDGKQIGATLDRNGLRPARYLVTDDGLVVLASEFGVLPIPEEKIVEKWRLQPGKMLLIDLEQGRIIGDDEIKTTLCLANPYKDWLKRTQIVLEDLPPVEARAQRTDVALLDRQQAFGYTQEDTRLLMAPMAVTGQEAVGSMGTDTPISALSSKSKLLYTYFKQNFAQVTNPPIDPIREELVMSLLSFIGPRPNILDLEGTSRRKRLEVRQPILTNDDLEKIRCIGHYEDRFDTKTIDFTYPARDGAAGMAAAVERLCERSEAAVHGGYNIIILSDRLVGPDRIAIPALLATAAVHHHLIRKGLRTSVGLVVETGEPREIHHFCCLAGYGAEAINPYLAFDTLLDLHEQGAFPTEVDAYEVVKRYIKSVGKGVLKVMSKMGISTYQSYCGAQIFDAVGLRSDFVERYFFGTATAIEGVGLDEVAEESVSRHRDAFGDAPVYRNSLDIGGEYAYRIRGEDHVWTPDVVASLQHAVRLNAQDRYEDFARQVNDEAHRLTTIRGLFKLRLAGENGRQPVPLESVEPASDIVKRFSTGAMSFGSISREAHETMAIAMNTIGGKSNTGEGGEEAIRFKPMADGRSKRSAIKQVASGRFGVTAEYLVNSDVMQIKVAQGAKPGEGGQLPGHKVDAKIAKVRHSTPGVGLISPPPHHDIYSIEDLAQLIFDLKNVNPAADVSVKLVSEIGVGTVAAGVAKSRADHITISGFEGGTGASPLTSLKHAGSPWEIGLAETQQTLVLNKLRGRIALQVDGGLRTGRDVVIGALLGADEFGFSTAPLIAAGCIMMRKCHLNTCPVGVATQDPVLRKRFKGLPEHVINYFFFVAEDIRKIMAEMGFTHLDEIVGRSDLLDKREAIDHWKAKGLDFTRLFHKVDMPGVAIRHVELQKHPIDDVLDRRLIEGAKDAIETATPVVLEHAICNVDRSAGAMLSGVVAKKYGHAGLPEDTITVKLKGTSGQSFAAFLAAGVTIELTGQANDYVGKGLSGGKLIVKPDPASKAVPERSIIVGNTVLYGAIAGEAYFRGVAGERFAVRNSGAIAVVEGTGDHGCEYMTGGVVAVIGPTGRNFAAGMSGGIAYVLDEDKSFAARCNLSMVDLEPVEEEEELMERLHHHGGDLEHKGRIDMANMSGHDEERLMQMLTNHVDYTGSETARRILENWADYRTKFVKVMPVEYRRALREMEQARTLQAAE from the coding sequence ATGAGCGAAACCAGCCAGTCGAGCGTTGCCATTCTGGGCGGCGCCAAGCCTTTCGAGCGCTTCCCGGAGGTGCGCGATCCGGCCATGCCGATGCGCCAGGGTCTTTACGATCCGTCGATGGAGAAGGATTCCTGCGGCGTCGGCTTCGTCGCGGACATGAAGAACCGCAAGAGCCACGCGATCGTCGCGCAGGGCCTGCAGATCCTGCACAATATCGACCATCGCGGCGCGGTCGGAGCCGATCCCAAGCTCGGCGACGGCTGCGGCATCCTCACCCAGATCCCGCATCGCTTCTTCAGCGAGGAATGCGGCAGGCTCGGCATCGCGCTGCCCGAGGTCGGCCATTACGCCATTGGCCAGTTCTTCATGCCGCAGGATAAGGCGGATCGCGCGATCTGCGAGGAGATCGTGGCGCAAGCCGTGGCCGAGGAGGGGCTGATCTTCCTGGGCTGGCGCGACGTGCCGGTAGACAACAGCGATCTCGGCCAGGCCGTTCTCGAAACCGAGCCGGTCCATCGCCAGCTCTTCGTCGGCCGCCCGGCGGAAATCGCCGACGAGGAAGACTTCGAGCGCAAGGTCTATGTCCTGCGCAAGTCCGTCTCCAACAAGGTCTATCAGCGGCAGGACCGGGCGACAGCGACCTATTACCCGGTCTCGATGTCGGCGCGCACCATCGTCTACAAGGGCATGGTGCTGGTCACGCAGCTCGGGACCTATTTCAGGGACCTGCTCGATCCGCGCTTCGAAAGCGCGCTGGCGCTCGTCCATCAGCGCTTCGCCACCAACACCTTCCCGTCATGGCGGCTGGCCCACCCTTACCGGATGGTCGCCCATAACGGCGAGATCAACACGCTGCGCGGCAACGTGAACTGGATGGCGGCGCGGCAGGCCTCGGTCGATTCGGAGCTGTTCGGGGCCGACATCTCGAAGCTCTGGCCGATCTCCTATGAGGGCCAGTCCGACACCGCCTGCTTCGATAATGCGCTCGAATTCCTGGTGCAGGGCGGCTATTCGCTGGCCCATGCCATGATGATGCTCGTGCCGGAGGCGTGGAACGGCAACCCGCTGATGAACGAGGAGCGGCGCGCCTTCTACGAATATCACGCCGCACTGATGGAGCCGTGGGACGGGCCGGCCGCCATCGCCTTCACCGACGGCAAGCAGATCGGCGCGACGCTCGACCGCAACGGTCTCCGGCCGGCGCGCTATCTCGTCACAGATGACGGGCTCGTCGTGCTCGCCTCGGAATTCGGCGTGCTGCCGATCCCGGAGGAGAAGATCGTCGAGAAGTGGCGCCTGCAGCCCGGCAAGATGCTGCTCATCGACCTCGAGCAGGGCCGCATCATCGGCGACGACGAGATCAAGACGACCTTGTGCCTGGCCAACCCCTACAAGGACTGGCTCAAGCGCACCCAGATCGTGCTGGAGGATTTGCCGCCGGTCGAGGCGCGGGCGCAGCGCACCGATGTCGCTTTGCTCGATCGCCAGCAGGCCTTCGGCTACACGCAGGAGGATACGCGCCTCCTGATGGCGCCGATGGCCGTGACGGGGCAGGAAGCGGTCGGCTCGATGGGGACGGACACGCCGATCTCGGCGCTCTCGTCGAAGTCGAAGCTGCTCTACACCTATTTCAAGCAGAACTTCGCCCAGGTCACCAATCCGCCGATCGATCCGATCCGCGAGGAGCTGGTGATGAGCCTGCTCTCCTTCATCGGGCCGCGGCCAAACATCCTCGACCTGGAGGGCACCTCGCGCCGCAAGCGGCTGGAGGTGCGCCAGCCGATCCTGACCAATGACGATCTCGAGAAGATCCGCTGCATCGGCCATTACGAGGACCGCTTCGACACCAAGACGATCGACTTCACCTATCCGGCGCGCGATGGCGCGGCCGGCATGGCGGCGGCGGTGGAGCGGCTCTGCGAGCGCTCGGAGGCGGCCGTCCATGGCGGTTACAACATCATCATCCTGTCCGACCGTCTGGTCGGGCCGGACCGGATCGCGATCCCGGCGCTGCTGGCGACGGCCGCCGTGCATCATCACCTGATCCGCAAGGGCCTGCGCACCTCGGTCGGTCTCGTCGTCGAGACCGGCGAGCCGCGCGAGATTCATCATTTCTGCTGCCTCGCCGGCTATGGCGCGGAGGCGATCAACCCCTATCTCGCCTTCGACACGCTGCTCGATCTGCACGAGCAGGGTGCCTTCCCGACCGAGGTCGACGCCTATGAGGTGGTGAAGCGCTACATCAAGTCGGTCGGCAAGGGCGTGCTCAAGGTCATGTCCAAGATGGGCATCTCGACCTACCAGTCCTATTGCGGCGCCCAGATCTTCGACGCCGTGGGCTTGAGGAGCGATTTCGTCGAGCGTTATTTCTTCGGCACCGCGACCGCGATCGAGGGCGTCGGTCTCGACGAGGTTGCCGAGGAGAGCGTCAGCCGCCATCGCGACGCCTTCGGCGACGCGCCGGTCTACCGCAACAGCCTCGATATCGGCGGCGAATACGCCTATCGCATCCGCGGCGAGGACCATGTCTGGACTCCCGACGTGGTCGCCTCGCTGCAGCACGCGGTCAGGCTGAACGCGCAGGACCGCTACGAGGACTTTGCCCGTCAGGTCAACGATGAGGCGCATCGGCTGACGACGATCCGCGGCCTGTTCAAGCTCAGGCTCGCCGGAGAGAACGGCCGCCAGCCCGTGCCGCTGGAGAGTGTCGAGCCCGCGAGCGACATCGTGAAGCGCTTCTCGACCGGGGCTATGTCCTTCGGTTCGATCTCGCGCGAGGCGCATGAGACGATGGCGATCGCCATGAACACGATCGGCGGCAAGTCCAACACCGGCGAGGGCGGCGAGGAGGCGATCCGCTTCAAGCCGATGGCGGATGGCCGCTCGAAGCGCTCGGCGATCAAGCAGGTCGCATCCGGCCGCTTCGGCGTGACGGCGGAGTATCTCGTCAATTCTGACGTGATGCAGATCAAGGTCGCCCAGGGTGCCAAGCCCGGCGAGGGCGGCCAGCTACCCGGCCACAAGGTCGACGCCAAGATCGCCAAGGTCAGGCATTCGACGCCGGGCGTCGGCCTGATCTCGCCGCCGCCGCATCACGACATCTATTCGATCGAGGATCTCGCGCAGCTGATCTTCGACCTGAAGAACGTCAACCCTGCGGCCGATGTCTCGGTCAAGCTCGTCTCCGAGATCGGAGTCGGCACGGTGGCGGCCGGCGTCGCCAAGTCGCGCGCCGACCACATCACGATCTCGGGCTTCGAGGGCGGCACGGGCGCGAGCCCGCTGACCTCGCTGAAGCACGCCGGTTCGCCCTGGGAGATCGGCCTCGCCGAGACCCAGCAAACGCTGGTTTTGAACAAGCTGCGCGGGCGCATCGCGCTTCAGGTCGATGGTGGCCTGCGCACGGGCCGTGACGTGGTGATCGGCGCGCTGCTGGGAGCTGACGAGTTCGGCTTCTCGACCGCGCCGCTGATCGCGGCCGGCTGCATCATGATGCGCAAGTGCCATCTCAACACCTGCCCGGTCGGAGTCGCGACGCAGGATCCGGTGCTGCGCAAGCGCTTCAAGGGCTTGCCCGAGCATGTGATCAACTACTTCTTCTTCGTGGCCGAGGACATCCGCAAGATCATGGCCGAGATGGGCTTCACCCATCTCGACGAGATCGTTGGCCGCTCGGACCTGCTCGACAAGCGCGAGGCGATCGACCACTGGAAGGCCAAGGGGCTCGATTTCACGCGGCTGTTCCACAAGGTCGACATGCCGGGCGTCGCGATCCGCCATGTCGAATTGCAGAAGCACCCGATCGACGATGTGCTCGACCGCAGGCTGATCGAAGGCGCGAAGGATGCGATCGAGACGGCCACGCCGGTCGTGCTCGAGCATGCGATCTGCAATGTCGACCGCAGCGCCGGCGCGATGCTGTCGGGCGTCGTCGCCAAGAAATATGGCCATGCCGGCCTGCCCGAGGACACCATCACGGTGAAGCTCAAGGGCACGTCCGGCCAGAGCTTCGCCGCCTTCCTGGCGGCGGGCGTCACCATCGAACTGACCGGGCAGGCCAACGACTATGTCGGCAAGGGCCTGTCGGGCGGCAAGCTGATCGTGAAGCCCGATCCGGCCTCGAAGGCGGTGCCGGAGCGCTCGATCATCGTCGGCAACACGGTGCTCTACGGTGCGATCGCCGGCGAGGCGTATTTCCGCGGCGTTGCCGGCGAGCGCTTCGCCGTGCGCAACTCGGGCGCCATCGCGGTGGTCGAGGGCACCGGCGACCATGGCTGCGAGTACATGACCGGCGGCGTCGTCGCGGTGATCGGGCCGACGGGGCGCAACTTCGCGGCCGGCATGTCGGGCGGCATCGCCTATGTGCTGGACGAGGACAAGAGCTTCGCGGCGCGCTGCAACCTCTCCATGGTCGATCTCGAGCCGGTCGAGGAGGAGGAGGAGCTGATGGAGCGCCTCCACCATCACGGCGGCGATCTGGAGCACAAGGGCCGGATCGATATGGCCAATATGTCGGGCCATGACGAGGAGCGCCTGATGCAGATGCTGACGAACCATGTCGACTACACGGGTTCGGAGACGGCGCGCCGCATCCTGGAGAACTGGGCCGATTACCGCACCAAATTCGTCAAGGTGATGCCGGTGGAATACCGCCGGGCGCTGCGCGAGATGGAACAGGCGCGCACGCTCCAGGCGGCGGAGTAA